Below is a genomic region from Desulfurella amilsii.
ATGAAAAACAAAGCAATTTTGATAATTTTAAATGTCGTTTTTTTAACTATTTGTTACAAAATAGCACGCGCAGATATGGCTGAGATTTGCAAAACTCAATTTAATGGTAAGAACTATGTTAAAGCTATAAAAAGTTGTGAAGATGCAGCTAAAAAAAACTACAAAGATGGGTATTTTTATTTAGGTAAGATATATTTAAACTTAAATCAACCAAGAGTAGCTATAAATTTTTTTAACAAAACCAGACAATTAACAACGAATCCTTACAATATAGGAAAAATTTATAGATATATAGGAACTGCATATTTAAACTTGTACTTACATAATAAATTTCTTTATTACAGGGACAATTTTATAGATCTGTCAGATTTTAACAATTATGATACAAATTTGTATATTTCTATGAACAATTTAGTGGCTTTGCATCTAATGCATAAATTATTTATAAAGATGATTTTCTATTTTCATAAATCTTTAAAAATGTGCAGCACAGATTATGATTCATTAGTATTTAATGATTTAGCTTATGCTTACTTTTTTGATAATAAAATCAATAAAGCTTTGCTTTTTGAAAAAAAAGCAATTCAAAGTGCGCAAAAAAACAAAGATTTGAGAAATCTACCTTTGTATCTTTTTAATCTAAGCTATTTTCAATATATTAAAAATCAAATTAATGATCCAACAAAAAAACAATGGCAAGAAAGCTTTAATAACTTTCTTGCCCGTTTAAAAAAATATACCTCAAAGCTTCCTGAATTAAATAAAGATACACAAATCAGCAAAATTATAAATAATATAATAAAAGCAAATTAGTCATAGCATCCTGGAGCTAATTTTATCTCTTCAAAAAATTTTGGGTCGTGGCCATACCATATTTTTGCATTTAAAAAGTTAGCAAATTCTTTTAATGAGAGAATCGAATAATACGCGTCTTTTGTGTTGGAGGCGACGCCAGGTGCTGTATTATTCTCAATATTTTCTTTTAATGGCGCAACGTCCCCTGCTATGATTACAGGACCGTAGTTGTTTAATTTGACTACAACGCTTTGATGCCCGGGCGTATGGCCAGGTGTTGGTAAAATCAATATTTTGTTATCAAATAAACTTTTCATGCCAACAATAGGCTCCCATTGTATAGAAGGATTTTTAATGTCTTTATCAACATAACCACGTTCTAAATTTGAATCATAAAAGTAAGCTGCTTTTAATTCTTCTAGTTGAACTATTACTTTTGCTTGTGGGAATAGTTTTGTGTTTGCTGCATGGTCAAAGTGAAGATGCGTTTGAATAATATAGCCTATACTGTTTTTATCTATACCCAATTTAGAGAGTGCTTCTATTGGATTTTCTGTTTTTCCACGCGTTTTAGCGATACTTGACTTAGAGTCAAAAGAAATACCAGTATCGATAAGCACTTTCTCATTTTCTAGATCTATCAAAAAATAAGGCACAGGAATATCAATATCTTCGTTTTTGTCGGCGCTAGACAAAAGTTTTTGTTTTTTAATGGTTTGAACCCCGCTTGATAAAACATAAAGTTTGGGATACATTTTAAGCCTCCAGTGTTTTTATATTTTGTAAAAATTTGTCTAATTTATTTGGTGATAAATTGCCACGGTAACGCACACCTGATATTATAGATACAGCAAACGGCTTTACGATTTTGTTTAATTGACCCACTATCGTATTTAAGTTTTCTTTTGCGATGTTATCCACTTCTATCCCAGCACCATCAATATTTATATTCTTCAATACTTGAATTTCACTTATTCTCAAATCCGATACATAGACTTTTGGGCAAAAAACCATTTTGCAACCTACAACTTGTTACATTGCAGCTTCAATCTTTTGTTTTATAGATTTGTCGCTCTCATCTAAGGCTTGTTTTAATAGCATTGAATCTTTTTGCGCAAGCTCTTGTGGTAAGGCGCTAGAAACGCTCATTCTAAGCTTTAAAAAAGCTTTTAAAGTTTCTTTATCTAAGTTTGATGCTAGTTTTAAGTTTACTTTACAAAGCTTTACGTATTGATCATCCGTTGCATTTTTTGCAACTTCCATAATGAGGTTCTTTAAGTTGTTAAATTTTTCTTCATCTGTCATGGACAGTAGTGCTTCAAATACAGTCTTCATAGTGTTTTCTAATTCTTGTGCGTTTTGGTTAATGATTTTGGTAATATCAAATGTTTGCATAACAAACCTCCTTTTAAAGTAATTTTCTTGAAGCTTTTGAGATTCCTTCTGCTGTTGATGGGTGTTGATTTGCATATTCTGCAACGTCTTTTAATTTTGCACCCTGTTGTATTAAAACCCCAAGTTCACCTATCAATGTACTGGCATCTTCACCTATAATCCATGCGCCTATTAATTTTAATGATTTTGCATCGTAGAATTGCCTAATTTCACCTTTTGCTTCTGTTAATATTTGAGCTTTTGCATCAAATGACAAATCAAAACTAGTCTCTATAATATCGATCCCCATTGCTTTTGCTTGGCTGGGCAAAATGCCTACAAAAGCGGCTTCTGGGAATGTAAATACAGAATTGGGCACGCATGAATAGTCCATATAGTCAATAGGTGTGTTGTTAGCTAAAATGTTATTCGCAGCCACTAGTGATTGTCTTGTGGCTGAGTGGAATAGCATTGATTTGCCATTAATATCGCCACTTGAATAAATATGCTTTATATTTGTTTGCATGCTAGGTCTAGATACAATACCTTTCTTTGTAATTTCTAAGCCTAACTTATCTGCACCTTCTGGAATGACAGGTACTCTACCAAATGCCATCATTACTAAATCGGCTTTTGCTTGCATTTGTTGGCCATTTTGTTCATAAAAAACACTGTAATTGTTTGTGCTTTTCTGGATTTTAATAAGTTTTGTGCCAAGCTTTACATCTATATTTGGATCAATCATACCGTAGAGCTTTTTGGCAAATGTTTCATCCATTTCTGTTAGCACTCTATTGCTTCTTTGGATTACCGTAACTTTTGAGCCTAGTTCATTAAATATCGTTGCTGTCTCTAAACTAATGTAACCTGCTCCAAGTATTATGATTGATTTTGGTAAATAGTCAATTGGTGGGTTAAGTTTATATATGTCTGTACTTGTTATGCAGTATTGGCTGCCTTCTATAGGCAAAACAAATGGTTTTGCACCACTTGCTATAATAATAGAGTCTGCATAAAATACCTTTTCGCCTTTATCTGTTAGAACTTTTACCCTGTGCTCATCTATAAAGTAAGCTGTACCTTTTATGAGTACAAGGTTTGTCTCTGCTTCTTTTAACTCCTGAGCATGTTGAGCATATCGTAAGTTTTGCACACCATTTTTGTACTCAGTAATTTTTTTATAATCACATGTAAGATCTTTTGCAAAAATTCCAAACTCGTGAGATTTTTTAAAATACCTGTAAAATGAAGCTGCCTGTCTTATTGATTTTGAAGGCACACAGCCTTCTGCTAGGCAGTTTCCACTTATTACGCCTTTTTCATCAACCATGATAACTTTTTTACCTGCTTTTGCAAGCCTGAATGCACCCGGGTACGCACCAGCGCCTGCACCGATTGTTAAC
It encodes:
- a CDS encoding N-acyl homoserine lactonase family protein, which encodes MYPKLYVLSSGVQTIKKQKLLSSADKNEDIDIPVPYFLIDLENEKVLIDTGISFDSKSSIAKTRGKTENPIEALSKLGIDKNSIGYIIQTHLHFDHAANTKLFPQAKVIVQLEELKAAYFYDSNLERGYVDKDIKNPSIQWEPIVGMKSLFDNKILILPTPGHTPGHQSVVVKLNNYGPVIIAGDVAPLKENIENNTAPGVASNTKDAYYSILSLKEFANFLNAKIWYGHDPKFFEEIKLAPGCYD
- a CDS encoding dihydrolipoyl dehydrogenase, translating into MEEKVDVLTIGAGAGAYPGAFRLAKAGKKVIMVDEKGVISGNCLAEGCVPSKSIRQAASFYRYFKKSHEFGIFAKDLTCDYKKITEYKNGVQNLRYAQHAQELKEAETNLVLIKGTAYFIDEHRVKVLTDKGEKVFYADSIIIASGAKPFVLPIEGSQYCITSTDIYKLNPPIDYLPKSIIILGAGYISLETATIFNELGSKVTVIQRSNRVLTEMDETFAKKLYGMIDPNIDVKLGTKLIKIQKSTNNYSVFYEQNGQQMQAKADLVMMAFGRVPVIPEGADKLGLEITKKGIVSRPSMQTNIKHIYSSGDINGKSMLFHSATRQSLVAANNILANNTPIDYMDYSCVPNSVFTFPEAAFVGILPSQAKAMGIDIIETSFDLSFDAKAQILTEAKGEIRQFYDAKSLKLIGAWIIGEDASTLIGELGVLIQQGAKLKDVAEYANQHPSTAEGISKASRKLL